The genomic DNA CAATATATGTTTTAGAAAGGCTTTGGGCTTATTTGTAGAGCCGGCAACTGATTAACGAACGAACCATAGTTGTTAATTGTTATGGCGCCATGGTTAGTATTTCTGTTactaaataaactaatttttaagaGGTGAACCGAATCGAATTTATCCGGTGATTTGTTTTTACccttcttgtgttttttttctatagaaTTCTGTTATCATGTTGGCTATTAGATGTAGGCAGTTTGATTCGGTTCACACGACTTAATGCTAAACATCATAGTTTTTTTCCTTAATGGACGTGattctatatatttgtattatcaTATTGAGAAATATGTAACATGCATTGATGCACATAACGTGAGTTAATTAACAAGTCGTTTTAAATTCTTCATCTATTTTATGAAAGTGTCTTTTTAACTCAATTCAAAcatcttcagattcttcttACGTACAGAAAGTTCCAAACATGTCCCTTTTTAATACTATATCACTAATTAAATCATATTAATAACTTAAATTCATATGTTCTTAGTTTTATATTAgggatataattaaaattaagtttGAAAAGTCAcattataaatgtaaaatagttttgttaatttttgaaaCGAGAGtattagttaacaaaaaatagtataaacagtTTATAAGTGTGTTAAGTTTTACCAAAAGTGAAATAACTCTGCCGACACAACcataaaatgtaatttattaCATACTTAGCTTTCAAGTACTGGATTTCagtaatcatatatatgtatatatatatatacacacgcTCACGATGCACACATACACGTTGGTGGGCTATGATCAGCAGCGGGAGCCCCTTTTGCAGCTGAGTGCACCCGAAGCTACAGTTATTTCACCAACATGAGAGGACGGTCTCGCGGCTAGGCTTGAAGCTTTTGAATAGCTTGAAGATTTAGTTGGTCCAGCGCCAGAATACGTGAAAAATGCGCCGTTAAGCATTAGATCTCCTTCGGATCTCCAATTCCAGCTTTGCCATTCGCTTTCGGGCGCATCTTCGTGCTTTGTTACCTCTTTGCTATCAGAGTCATCAGGAGCAAGAAAACGGTTGCCTTGAGAGTTGATGGTAGGATTAGCACTTCCTCCAATTGCATACATTTCCCAATGTGTATAGTCATTGTTCACCACATGGAAATATCCATGTCTACACCTATATCCACAAAACTTCACATTAGtttgttaaaattaattttcatgttCTACTTATAGACTATAGAGTAACTTATCTATCTGATACTGATCTAcatataagattaatatattagctCAACTAACCCCAACTGTTTTTCAATTGATTTAGACAGCATACTTATTTCGGTTGATCCATCTTAGATCTTGATAAAGGAAAAACGTATTAAAGTttagttttgttgtattttttggcTTTGCTATTTCTTTTAAGAGTAAGCCCAACCGACAATATATACTTGACTTTTTATAGTTGGTTACACATATATCCACATATATAagtatactaaaaataaaaattctattttCGATAAAATACCTTGGCATTCTTTGGACGAGGCCTTCTCCGAAATGGTTAAAAGCGATAGTGACTTGCATATTCTTGTCTTGTGCATACGTATCGCTATGTCCCAATAACATAACCTTGTTGTGATGCGTCAAATAATTGTTAGAGATCGTTATAGCCGTTGATCCACGAATCGCATCAATTAACCCATCGTTGCAATTCGAGAGCGAGCAATGATCAACCCACACGTGGCTCCCTCCGAAGATGGACACACCATCACCGTCGGATATCGTTCTCCACCCGTAATGCTCTGGTGAGTCTCGTACGTACGTATTCCCACCTTGCTTGCAATCATGTATGTGTAAACCATGGATGATGATGTTGGTCACGTATTGTATGGTTATACACGGCCCACCAGAGATGTGTACGGATGCTCCTCGTCCGTCTAAGGTTTTAAAAGAATTCATTATGAGCTCTTCTTTTAGTTGGATCGTCATGTCTCGGTTAAAAATAATCCAGAGCGGTTCATCTCGAATAACTGCGTATCTTAGTGTTCCGGGTTTAGGGTTTACTGGATCGTCGTTTCCAGGATCAGTCACCACGTAGATTTGACCATCACGACCACCAATTGCGTTCTTGCCAAAACCGATTCCGCAATCAGCCAACCGTTTTCGGTTTTTCTCCCAGTCCTTGTCGCATCGCCAACAATCATCGATTGGATTACCTGTCCCGCAAGAGAAGAACCCTAGCTTCCTTCTTGACATCGACTCATTTATTTTCCTTAAGAATTAATTAACCAACAGATAATTTATTAGCATTAATTGTTCTGGACGTATGTAATTAGGCGCACTCGTAATTAGTGGTCACAGCTATTAATGCAGCAATAGAGTAACAACAAGTCAGTTTGTGATGACTGATGAAGATCGTAACTAGCCTTCAACAGAAAGAGCATGGAAACAATATTTCAAGCGAAACATTGGAGTGATTAAATACCAACGTACGTGTTACATTTTTGTTACAATACCTGTGTACTTCCTCGACAACGAGCTCAGGGTCGGAAACGGGCGAAGACGAAGCGAGCGTGGAGAACAAAATGCagcagaagaaaaagacaagaagtGTGAAGGATAGATATGAAGAATGTAGCATTGCGTTTATTGGGTATTTGTTGTTGATAACTTTTTTCTTAAGGTGTACAGGAATAAGAGTTGGGACGAAACATATGAGTGAAGGAAGAAAGACAAAGCAAAGCTAGAGGCTATATAGCATATGAAACACTTCGGGTGATTTATTGCGCATGCAACTTGATGTGAAATTGGACCCACCCTTGCTTTtagctttttcctcttcttattttgtttagCGAGTGAGAATGGAATCAACCTAAGTcatttagagaagaagaaatagggCTCATTACCTactcaaaatgaaaatgtacACTAACAACCCACTATGTAACAATTAACATCCAGGTTAACAGTTAGCGCAATTGTCACGTAGCTTGGAGAAAGAAACAGAACTCGATCGTTATTAAATCTCAACGAACTTAAAGATAAATGTTGGTGAACACTTATGTAGGGTGAAGCAAAAGTCAACAGTGTGTTAGTGTACTTTTAGTAATACGGTTTAGTTT from Camelina sativa cultivar DH55 chromosome 2, Cs, whole genome shotgun sequence includes the following:
- the LOC104740907 gene encoding probable pectate lyase 22, with the protein product MLHSSYLSFTLLVFFFCCILFSTLASSSPVSDPELVVEEVHRKINESMSRRKLGFFSCGTGNPIDDCWRCDKDWEKNRKRLADCGIGFGKNAIGGRDGQIYVVTDPGNDDPVNPKPGTLRYAVIRDEPLWIIFNRDMTIQLKEELIMNSFKTLDGRGASVHISGGPCITIQYVTNIIIHGLHIHDCKQGGNTYVRDSPEHYGWRTISDGDGVSIFGGSHVWVDHCSLSNCNDGLIDAIRGSTAITISNNYLTHHNKVMLLGHSDTYAQDKNMQVTIAFNHFGEGLVQRMPRCRHGYFHVVNNDYTHWEMYAIGGSANPTINSQGNRFLAPDDSDSKEVTKHEDAPESEWQSWNWRSEGDLMLNGAFFTYSGAGPTKSSSYSKASSLAARPSSHVGEITVASGALSCKRGSRC